A region of Granulicella aggregans DNA encodes the following proteins:
- a CDS encoding DUF4384 domain-containing protein — protein sequence MVRFVLISVLLVLALPVAQSEAKAAPDEVVNPAGSQAAVSPGSSSSAMVVDITLERKKDGKVEAMAAGHVFATGDIIRLKLVSHYDGFLYVMDQGSSGKFATVFPAMQTGSDNRVQRAKQYLVPAVEDGWFEVGGPAGFDVLYFLLSPTALTPPVLSSFAAPGPVSSLKPRCNDEIFRSRGDCTDDSAGPAAVAPGQALPAPLAPLAGSASRDITFTNKSNGTVGVTGESAAPMLYTFRLAHL from the coding sequence GTGGTCCGTTTTGTATTGATTTCGGTCTTGTTGGTACTTGCTCTTCCGGTGGCGCAGTCTGAGGCGAAGGCTGCGCCGGACGAAGTGGTGAACCCTGCTGGCAGCCAGGCCGCGGTGTCTCCCGGCAGCTCAAGTTCCGCGATGGTTGTGGACATTACGCTGGAGCGGAAGAAAGATGGCAAGGTGGAGGCGATGGCCGCGGGCCATGTCTTCGCGACGGGCGATATCATCCGGCTGAAGTTGGTAAGCCACTACGACGGCTTTCTGTATGTAATGGACCAGGGAAGTTCGGGTAAGTTTGCGACCGTGTTCCCTGCAATGCAGACGGGCAGCGACAACCGGGTACAGCGGGCGAAGCAGTATCTGGTGCCGGCGGTTGAAGACGGCTGGTTTGAGGTGGGCGGGCCCGCTGGATTTGATGTGCTGTACTTCCTGCTGAGCCCGACTGCGTTGACTCCGCCGGTGCTCTCGAGCTTCGCCGCGCCGGGACCGGTGAGTTCGCTGAAGCCGCGGTGTAATGACGAGATCTTCCGCTCGCGGGGAGACTGCACGGACGATAGTGCCGGGCCGGCTGCGGTCGCGCCGGGCCAGGCGCTTCCGGCTCCATTGGCCCCCCTGGCGGGGAGCGCGTCGCGTGATATTACGTTTACCAATAAGAGCAACGGGACCGTGGGAGTAACGGGTGAGAGCGCCGCGCCGATGTTGTATACATTCCGGCTGGCTCATTTGTAG
- a CDS encoding FG-GAP repeat domain-containing protein, whose protein sequence is MRCGLRRLGLSLVAACLAPVCSAQIASYSITPDLTSLPAGSYGATIHATVENLPQGSSFNVCFYTGFGDMAPIVPDSLLNLSNSASVTFPVDPSSIQDVPPASFSAGIFPALLYTVDPSATSCTGSSQAQGNAATISLLFPTLTSLSLTSTPHLNPKLTSLVPSNLSLTGMNFLGGTSPSSVTFTSTTSVSGQVSFISPTTLVSTIPTTLPLNASSVNVQVCNTAVYSYCSGTRKLGLTSIPTTPGVVVANPASALPSQLVTVSATFGSATPTIAGAPGGNVDFHYASTELGGAPLILDKTGVFVAAPITSFQATHSVDSPIVADFNQDGIPDVLLVESSSSTLHLLLGTTPSGSFAADRPLALQINGSHFVVQSAAVADFNHDGFPDIAILGQTADSGGQPNSLYVLLNDGSGNFLAPTLALASAYGSSIVAGDFDHDGKQDILLTGALSNTTGFEVLLGDGIGGFTAGPVSSGLNTAPSASFGGYKVLAADFNSDDHPDIAILNGASGDGTQIAKSINIFQNDGYGSFTQKATIATDGTATSTFLAAPLAYGQPPAILLVSPSTAAISVVPNQSTTTISFSSSPIVTSVPGLKQSVSGDFNGDNLLDLVVDDGATVHLLSGDGKGGFTADYPGISTTSIIGTTLLAASDENVDTFADLLALTASTPSSIGTISYQLRDYITAGTATATLAAATFPAGLHIIQARTPGTFNIECGSVTGNLTIVKLTPVITWTTPAPIVAGTALSSTQLNAAFTGSDGNPLAGTPIYNPVAGTLLTPGIHTLTVTFTPADSIDYVTVSASVTIQVVAFSLNSLSSNTALLGDPAKTITLTGSGFLPTAVVQMDGSAVATSYINGTTLTAVIPAKDFLTVHTIQVAVFDASLGLTTTSLGINVTAPAAAVDFSGPTSIAPGSQITLNFKLTSAYPVDVTATFTVAFTPATGLPDDPSVQFASGGRTFTADIPAGTTSLAPIEIQSGTVAGTLTVSTKLMAGGVDITPASVQPLIIEAGISAPGIVSVKFSGNGNMLTVTVRGFSNTREITGAKFHFKPVGGASIKTQDVTIDAQALYASWYSSEASLQYGSTCTYTQVFNLSSDANVVGQVSVILTNTQGNSPEVNSQ, encoded by the coding sequence ATGAGATGCGGGCTGCGCAGGCTGGGCCTCTCGCTGGTTGCGGCCTGCCTGGCTCCGGTCTGCTCCGCGCAGATCGCAAGCTATTCGATTACGCCTGACCTGACCTCGCTTCCTGCTGGCTCCTACGGCGCTACAATCCACGCAACCGTCGAGAATCTGCCACAGGGATCATCTTTCAACGTCTGTTTCTACACCGGTTTCGGAGACATGGCTCCCATCGTGCCAGACTCGTTGCTCAACCTCAGCAACTCGGCCTCCGTCACCTTCCCCGTCGACCCATCCTCCATCCAGGATGTGCCCCCCGCTTCGTTCAGTGCGGGTATCTTCCCCGCGCTCCTCTACACCGTCGATCCATCGGCCACCTCATGCACGGGCTCAAGTCAGGCGCAGGGAAACGCCGCCACCATATCGCTTCTCTTTCCCACCCTGACATCCCTGAGCCTTACCTCAACGCCGCATCTCAATCCCAAGCTCACCAGCCTGGTCCCGTCGAATCTTTCGCTCACCGGCATGAACTTTCTCGGCGGCACATCTCCCAGTTCAGTGACCTTTACCTCCACAACTTCTGTCTCCGGCCAGGTCAGCTTCATCTCACCGACCACGCTCGTGAGCACGATCCCCACCACACTTCCGCTCAACGCAAGTTCAGTCAACGTCCAGGTCTGCAACACCGCCGTCTACAGCTATTGCAGCGGGACCAGGAAGCTCGGACTCACCTCCATCCCGACGACGCCTGGAGTCGTGGTCGCCAACCCGGCTTCAGCACTGCCTTCGCAGCTGGTGACAGTCAGCGCGACTTTCGGGTCGGCCACCCCTACAATCGCCGGCGCTCCCGGGGGCAACGTCGACTTTCACTACGCCAGCACAGAACTCGGCGGAGCTCCGCTCATCCTCGACAAGACCGGCGTCTTCGTCGCGGCTCCCATCACTTCCTTCCAGGCAACGCACTCCGTTGACTCACCCATCGTCGCCGACTTCAATCAGGACGGCATTCCCGACGTTCTGCTCGTCGAATCGTCCTCGTCCACACTTCACCTCCTGCTTGGAACCACCCCCAGCGGCAGCTTTGCCGCAGACCGCCCACTTGCTCTTCAAATAAACGGCTCCCACTTTGTCGTGCAATCTGCGGCAGTCGCGGACTTCAACCACGATGGCTTCCCCGACATCGCCATCCTTGGACAAACAGCAGACTCTGGTGGCCAGCCAAACTCCCTCTATGTGCTGCTCAATGACGGGAGTGGCAACTTCCTGGCTCCCACTCTTGCATTGGCCTCCGCCTATGGATCCAGCATCGTTGCAGGCGACTTCGATCATGACGGCAAGCAGGACATCCTTCTTACTGGGGCGTTGTCCAATACAACGGGCTTCGAAGTACTTCTCGGGGACGGCATCGGCGGATTCACCGCCGGCCCCGTCTCCTCGGGCCTGAATACCGCGCCCAGCGCCAGCTTCGGCGGCTACAAGGTCCTTGCGGCGGACTTCAACAGCGACGACCATCCCGACATCGCCATCCTCAACGGTGCGAGCGGAGACGGCACCCAGATCGCGAAGTCCATTAATATCTTCCAGAACGACGGCTACGGCAGCTTCACCCAGAAAGCGACCATCGCCACAGACGGCACCGCGACCTCCACCTTTCTCGCGGCCCCGCTCGCCTACGGCCAGCCTCCGGCAATTCTCCTCGTATCGCCTTCAACCGCAGCCATCTCCGTCGTCCCAAATCAGAGCACGACCACGATTTCCTTCTCCAGCTCGCCTATCGTCACCAGCGTCCCTGGTCTGAAGCAGAGCGTCAGCGGCGACTTCAACGGCGACAACCTGCTCGATTTGGTCGTCGACGACGGAGCCACCGTCCATCTCCTCAGCGGAGACGGCAAGGGCGGGTTCACCGCAGACTACCCCGGCATCTCCACCACTTCGATCATCGGCACAACGCTCCTCGCTGCCTCAGACGAGAACGTCGACACCTTCGCAGACCTGCTCGCTCTTACCGCCTCTACTCCTTCCTCAATCGGGACTATCTCGTATCAACTCCGCGACTACATCACCGCCGGGACAGCAACCGCCACCCTCGCCGCAGCTACCTTCCCCGCAGGTCTCCACATCATCCAGGCGCGTACGCCCGGCACCTTCAACATCGAGTGCGGCAGTGTCACCGGCAACCTCACCATCGTCAAGCTAACGCCCGTCATCACCTGGACCACTCCCGCCCCGATCGTCGCAGGGACTGCTCTCTCCTCGACCCAACTGAACGCGGCCTTTACGGGTAGCGATGGCAACCCTCTTGCTGGCACACCGATCTACAACCCGGTCGCCGGAACGCTCCTTACTCCCGGCATCCACACGCTGACCGTCACGTTCACGCCGGCAGACTCGATTGACTACGTTACCGTCTCAGCCAGCGTGACGATCCAGGTCGTCGCCTTCTCCCTGAACAGCCTCTCAAGCAACACGGCTTTACTCGGCGATCCCGCCAAGACCATCACCCTCACCGGCAGCGGCTTCCTTCCAACCGCAGTAGTCCAGATGGATGGCTCCGCAGTCGCGACGTCTTATATCAACGGCACAACCCTCACGGCCGTCATCCCTGCCAAGGACTTCCTCACCGTCCATACGATTCAAGTCGCTGTCTTCGATGCCTCTCTGGGCCTCACCACAACCTCGCTCGGCATCAACGTCACCGCACCCGCCGCGGCAGTCGACTTCAGTGGTCCCACCTCCATCGCGCCCGGGTCACAGATAACCCTGAACTTCAAGCTCACCAGCGCCTACCCCGTAGACGTCACGGCAACCTTCACTGTCGCCTTCACCCCGGCGACGGGGCTTCCTGACGACCCCTCTGTCCAGTTCGCCAGCGGCGGCCGCACCTTCACCGCTGATATACCTGCCGGCACAACCTCGCTCGCGCCCATTGAGATTCAGTCCGGAACCGTTGCAGGCACACTCACCGTCTCTACAAAACTCATGGCCGGCGGCGTGGACATCACTCCCGCCTCTGTCCAGCCTCTGATTATTGAGGCTGGGATCTCCGCGCCCGGTATCGTCTCGGTCAAGTTCTCCGGTAACGGAAACATGCTCACCGTCACTGTAAGAGGCTTCTCCAATACACGCGAGATCACCGGCGCGAAGTTTCACTTCAAGCCGGTCGGAGGAGCAAGCATCAAGACTCAGGACGTGACCATCGATGCCCAGGCGCTCTACGCATCCTGGTACAGCTCTGAAGCTTCACTTCAGTACGGTTCCACCTGCACTTATACCCAGGTATTTAATCTCAGCTCCGACGCCAACGTCGTCGGCCAGGTGTCAGTCATCCTGACCAACACTCAGGGGAACTCACCGGAAGTGAACTCTCAATGA
- a CDS encoding tetratricopeptide repeat protein, which translates to MGRFGGERRRWASECIRGLAGLAFAALFGALGISAHSQTAPSADPAAQPPTQAAPSAPPATTESRDLKAVQQKSTVTVTIPRSYALVIGISAYKNLPATAQLEFPNRDAEDIYAALISPEGGQFPPENVHKLINERATIANIRHELEVWLPSVTQDNDRVLIYFAGHGFVSGGKGWLATYDVDLHNITTTAYPMDGLGSEIGGKIRGKWKVLITDACHSGAITPEADRQQVTQTLLDLQKSLFSLTASRDREQSFESDRWGGGHGIFTYYVIKGIEGEADTNGDGVVDADELAEYVHTNVRLATEGRQNPTSERGSFDRNMVLAYNPSRVKGANLPAPQFGNLIIETNMDGVEVWVDGKSAGVVNKGAALRLPGISPGSHTIKGVHLGYEPDGPREEQVYPGQDSTVSLRILIARRPNHAATEEFDKGIEFYNKGYEANYKKAIEHFNAAIALDPKFSAAMVYLGRAQSALYENDKAVVSLKAAVDLDPDYQEARSSYAAVLLDSGNLDEAVRQLDVVTRREPNRGWAWYLLSQAYARKDDFADGKTAAENAIRLTPKNAEAHFWLAECMRMLKQPADAEREYNTYLALSNFDTGMAGQLNYYLAGYLLGMGKKSRATQGDIWKELRGEAYFGLCNTSYAQKQFDQAITYCQKALTYLPNDLGVNYRLGVLYSEKFNQQNQLGLLAAAKLHFSASIQSNPDAIEADRARKYVKNIDSVLAQVQ; encoded by the coding sequence ATGGGAAGGTTTGGCGGTGAACGCAGAAGATGGGCGAGTGAGTGCATTCGTGGATTGGCGGGATTGGCGTTCGCGGCGTTATTTGGTGCGTTGGGGATTTCGGCTCATAGCCAGACGGCACCGTCGGCTGATCCCGCGGCGCAGCCTCCGACGCAGGCTGCTCCTTCCGCTCCTCCAGCGACGACGGAGTCACGCGACTTGAAGGCGGTGCAGCAGAAGTCGACGGTTACGGTGACGATTCCACGCAGCTATGCGCTGGTGATCGGAATCTCGGCCTATAAGAACCTGCCGGCTACTGCGCAGTTGGAGTTTCCGAATCGCGATGCTGAGGATATCTATGCTGCGCTGATCAGTCCTGAGGGCGGCCAGTTTCCTCCGGAAAATGTCCACAAGCTCATCAACGAGCGGGCGACGATTGCGAACATCCGGCATGAGCTTGAGGTGTGGCTGCCTTCGGTGACGCAGGACAACGACCGCGTGCTGATCTACTTCGCGGGGCACGGATTTGTTTCGGGCGGCAAGGGATGGTTGGCGACGTACGACGTCGATCTGCACAACATCACGACAACGGCATATCCGATGGATGGGCTGGGGTCGGAGATCGGCGGCAAGATCAGGGGCAAGTGGAAGGTGCTGATCACGGACGCGTGTCATTCCGGCGCGATCACGCCTGAGGCTGACCGGCAGCAGGTGACGCAGACGCTGCTTGATCTACAGAAGTCGTTGTTCTCGCTGACGGCGAGCCGCGACCGCGAACAGAGCTTCGAGAGCGATCGCTGGGGCGGCGGGCACGGGATCTTTACGTACTACGTCATCAAGGGAATTGAGGGCGAGGCGGACACCAACGGCGACGGCGTGGTCGATGCGGATGAACTCGCGGAGTACGTGCATACTAACGTGAGGCTGGCGACCGAGGGCAGGCAGAATCCGACGAGCGAGCGTGGCAGCTTTGATCGCAACATGGTGTTGGCCTATAACCCTTCACGGGTAAAGGGAGCGAACCTGCCTGCGCCGCAGTTCGGCAACTTGATTATTGAGACGAACATGGATGGGGTTGAGGTGTGGGTCGATGGCAAGAGCGCGGGCGTTGTGAACAAGGGCGCTGCGCTGAGGCTGCCGGGTATCTCGCCGGGATCACACACGATCAAGGGAGTGCATCTGGGTTACGAGCCGGATGGCCCTCGTGAGGAGCAGGTGTATCCGGGGCAGGACTCTACCGTGAGCCTGCGGATACTGATTGCGCGACGGCCGAACCATGCGGCGACGGAGGAGTTCGACAAGGGGATCGAGTTCTACAACAAGGGGTACGAGGCGAACTACAAGAAGGCGATCGAGCACTTCAATGCGGCGATCGCGCTTGACCCGAAGTTCAGCGCGGCAATGGTGTATCTGGGACGGGCGCAGAGCGCGCTTTATGAGAACGACAAGGCGGTCGTCTCGTTGAAGGCTGCGGTCGATCTCGATCCGGACTATCAGGAGGCGCGGTCGAGCTACGCCGCAGTGCTGTTGGACAGCGGCAATCTGGATGAAGCTGTACGTCAGCTTGATGTGGTGACGCGAAGAGAGCCGAACCGGGGGTGGGCCTGGTATCTGCTTTCGCAGGCGTATGCGCGCAAGGACGACTTCGCCGATGGCAAGACAGCGGCGGAGAATGCGATCCGGCTGACGCCGAAGAATGCGGAGGCACACTTCTGGCTGGCTGAGTGTATGCGGATGTTGAAGCAGCCTGCGGATGCCGAGCGCGAGTACAACACGTACCTCGCGCTTTCGAACTTTGATACAGGCATGGCGGGGCAGTTGAACTACTATCTTGCGGGATACCTGCTCGGGATGGGCAAGAAGTCGCGGGCGACGCAGGGTGACATCTGGAAGGAGCTTCGCGGTGAGGCTTACTTCGGGTTGTGCAACACTTCTTACGCGCAGAAGCAGTTCGACCAGGCGATTACGTACTGTCAGAAGGCGCTGACGTATCTTCCGAACGATCTGGGCGTGAACTATCGGCTGGGGGTTTTGTACTCGGAGAAGTTCAATCAGCAGAACCAGCTTGGGCTGCTGGCGGCAGCGAAGCTGCACTTTTCCGCGTCGATTCAATCGAACCCTGATGCGATCGAGGCCGACAGGGCGCGGAAGTATGTGAAGAACATCGACAGCGTATTGGCCCAAGTGCAGTAA